A genomic segment from Roseibium algicola encodes:
- a CDS encoding amino acid ABC transporter ATP-binding protein — protein sequence MIELSNIKKKFGDALILDDISLRFPEGSVTALVGPSGGGKSTLLRCINLLEIPTSGSVQVGEHTITFKPGVSVSQASVQKIRCETGMVFQNFQLFPHRTVIENVMEGLLVVQKWPREKARQRALDLLEKVGMSHKTDAWPANLSGGQQQRVAIARALAPSPKVLLCDEPTSALDPELAGEVVDVLGQLAREGTTMVMATHDLRLASQIANHVVFLEAGQVVETGDADAIFRHPERERTRRFVSSINAAQTL from the coding sequence ATGATCGAGCTTTCCAATATCAAGAAAAAGTTCGGTGACGCGCTTATCCTCGACGATATCTCGCTGCGTTTTCCCGAAGGCAGCGTCACCGCGCTCGTCGGCCCGTCGGGCGGCGGCAAGAGCACTTTGCTGCGCTGTATCAATCTGCTGGAGATACCGACCTCCGGCAGCGTTCAGGTCGGTGAACACACGATCACGTTCAAGCCGGGCGTTTCAGTGTCGCAGGCATCGGTTCAGAAGATCCGCTGCGAGACGGGCATGGTGTTCCAGAACTTTCAGCTCTTTCCGCACAGGACAGTGATCGAGAATGTGATGGAAGGCCTGCTGGTGGTTCAGAAATGGCCCCGTGAAAAGGCCCGGCAGCGGGCATTGGATCTGCTCGAAAAGGTCGGCATGTCGCACAAGACCGACGCCTGGCCGGCCAATCTTTCCGGCGGTCAGCAGCAGCGTGTTGCGATTGCCCGTGCTCTTGCACCTTCGCCCAAGGTGCTTCTATGCGACGAGCCGACTTCCGCGCTCGATCCGGAACTGGCCGGTGAGGTGGTCGATGTACTCGGTCAGCTTGCCCGGGAAGGGACCACCATGGTGATGGCGACACACGACCTGCGACTGGCATCGCAGATCGCAAATCATGTCGTCTTTCTGGAGGCCGGGCAGGTGGTGGAAACCGGAGACGCGGACGCGATCTTCCGTCATCCCGAGCGCGAGCGCACCCGCCGGTTTGTCTCCTCCATCAACGCCGCACAGACGCTTTAG
- a CDS encoding ArsR/SmtB family transcription factor, protein MTEEQTLSVDDTLAALRAVGEATRLRLIALLAESELTVKDATAILGQSQPRISRHLKLLAEADLIQRFPEGAWVYYRLADGPEGQLARDLVARISLEDPVLAADQERFRAIRKAKADEAAAYFAARALTWDRERSLHVSEDDVEKAMRKALGDKPFQSFLDLGTGTGRLLEVFADQYATALGVDASHDMLAVARANLAKAGLSNAQVRHGDVYALNVPPRSFDVVAIHQVLHFLEEPARALNEAARALRPGGRLLIIDFAPHQLEFLREKHAHRRLGFAHDQMERWLEALELDLEQVTDLVPGDGNDTNLTVTLWLARDRRIVTDLPARDTSREVA, encoded by the coding sequence ATGACCGAAGAACAGACCCTGTCCGTTGACGATACCCTGGCCGCCCTGAGGGCTGTCGGCGAGGCGACGCGCCTGAGGCTGATTGCGCTTCTGGCGGAAAGCGAGCTGACGGTGAAGGATGCCACGGCGATCCTCGGACAGAGCCAGCCGCGCATCTCCCGTCATCTGAAGCTGCTTGCAGAAGCGGATCTCATTCAGCGGTTCCCGGAAGGGGCCTGGGTCTACTACCGGTTGGCGGATGGTCCTGAAGGCCAGCTTGCACGCGATCTTGTTGCCCGCATTTCCCTGGAAGACCCGGTGCTGGCGGCGGACCAGGAACGGTTTCGGGCAATCCGCAAGGCCAAGGCGGACGAGGCGGCTGCATATTTTGCAGCCCGCGCGCTTACCTGGGACCGGGAGCGTTCGCTGCATGTTTCCGAAGACGATGTCGAGAAGGCGATGCGCAAGGCACTGGGCGACAAGCCGTTCCAGTCGTTCCTCGACCTTGGCACCGGCACCGGCCGGTTGCTGGAAGTGTTTGCAGACCAGTATGCGACGGCACTCGGTGTCGATGCCTCGCATGACATGCTTGCCGTTGCCCGCGCGAACCTTGCCAAGGCCGGGCTTTCAAACGCCCAGGTACGCCACGGCGATGTTTACGCACTGAATGTGCCGCCGCGGTCCTTCGATGTCGTGGCGATCCACCAGGTGCTGCACTTCCTTGAGGAACCGGCAAGGGCGCTCAATGAGGCTGCTCGTGCGCTGCGTCCCGGCGGCCGCCTGTTGATCATCGATTTTGCTCCGCATCAGCTGGAGTTCCTGCGCGAAAAACACGCGCATCGTCGCCTGGGCTTTGCTCATGACCAGATGGAGCGCTGGCTTGAAGCGCTCGAACTGGACCTGGAACAGGTCACCGATCTTGTTCCGGGAGACGGCAACGACACCAACCTTACCGTAACCCTTTGGCTTGCGCGTGACCGCCGAATTGTCACCGACCTGCCTGCCCGAGACACGTCCCGAGAGGTCGCCTAA
- the metF gene encoding methylenetetrahydrofolate reductase [NAD(P)H], with the protein MTTCSNRRSHQAAPSPITASFEFFPPKSDKMAETLWQTVQRLAPLSPSFVSVTYGAGGSTRERTHRTVERILKETDLAPAAHLTCVGAARSEIDTIVKDYWDLGVRHLVALRGDPLDGIGSRYVPHPEGYAYATDLVEGVKKIANFDISVSGYPERHPESGNWQKEIDNLKRKVDAGADRIITQYFFDNDLFDDYLDRIAAAGINIPVIPGILPIHNFEQTMVFSAKCGTSIPQWLARRFAGLTNDPETRKLVGVSVACEQVMDLVDRGINDFHFYTMNRADLTFAICHMLGMGQPETKETLAA; encoded by the coding sequence ATGACAACCTGTTCCAACCGCCGGTCTCACCAGGCCGCACCTTCGCCAATCACGGCTTCGTTCGAATTTTTCCCGCCGAAGTCCGACAAGATGGCGGAGACGCTGTGGCAGACGGTTCAGCGACTGGCGCCGCTCAGCCCGTCCTTTGTTTCCGTGACCTATGGTGCAGGCGGTTCCACCCGCGAGCGCACGCATCGCACTGTCGAGCGGATCCTGAAGGAAACCGACCTTGCACCGGCGGCGCACCTGACCTGTGTCGGTGCGGCGCGCAGCGAAATCGATACGATCGTCAAGGACTACTGGGATCTGGGCGTGCGTCATCTGGTGGCGCTGCGCGGTGACCCGCTCGACGGCATCGGCTCGCGTTACGTGCCGCATCCGGAGGGCTATGCCTATGCGACCGACCTGGTTGAAGGCGTCAAGAAGATCGCCAATTTCGATATTTCCGTCTCCGGCTATCCGGAAAGGCATCCGGAAAGCGGCAATTGGCAGAAAGAGATCGACAATCTGAAGCGCAAGGTCGACGCCGGTGCGGACCGGATCATTACCCAGTACTTCTTCGACAATGACCTGTTCGATGATTACCTCGACCGGATTGCGGCCGCCGGCATCAATATTCCGGTGATCCCGGGCATTCTGCCGATCCACAATTTCGAACAGACGATGGTGTTCTCCGCCAAGTGCGGCACCTCCATTCCGCAGTGGCTGGCTCGGCGTTTTGCCGGCCTGACCAACGATCCGGAAACCCGGAAGCTGGTTGGCGTTTCGGTTGCCTGCGAACAGGTGATGGACCTGGTCGACCGCGGCATCAACGACTTCCATTTCTACACCATGAACCGAGCCGACCTGACCTTTGCCATCTGCCACATGCTTGGCATGGGGCAGCCGGAAACCAAGGAAACCCTGGCAGCCTGA
- a CDS encoding mechanosensitive ion channel domain-containing protein, with protein MRFTHPTYRRSCLADGGRKRPGKAFLLLSGLLALFLCLGGLPSGAKAQGIPGLFSGKGSTKTETGAVAPAAETMADGNAQTETAGSAVASANGAGEGANLLQTVDEFTEDAVEARDVLKSIVQKIPEIQDVMVETLRAQGGERGLNWMSSTLVDILIAVVLGLVASSLVNRWGRRQFASWYQPDATTRADKIIYLYARAILMFVGVGLFFAVAAGVFLLVGTGIEASNKTALVVVGTMAVFLALRVVWLNVLAPDAESHRLLALSNQEATGLYRTLLVGSAISLAAVAFCLWMERLGLSPDIHKLALIAASALSMVILSGIAIVYRRVIARLIRGKKGAEAPIWRRVLASGWHFVAVAYFFLAWGISAVRILLDLPDAIGLVGAPLEVLLMAAVAYGLLILLIDRVLLPRLDTAAAQEKIAEDIKRAEAGEGGEEDFASTLAQARAEAAEREARRSPFRDLFDRGATILVVFTSLDMLASKWGLPLAGSGSLIGSFVEVLLVMFLGYMAYEAVKIVIDREIAKEAPAEKDEEAEVGGTGESRISTLLPIFRNFLLITIVVIATMVILSQLGVNIAPLFAGAGVVGLAVGFGAQTLIRDIFSGAFYLIDDAFRKGEYIDIGSAKGVVEKISIRSMQLRHHRGALTTVPFGEIQKVENFSRDWAVMKLAFRVTYDTDVEKMRKIIKNFGKELLEDEYFGPMFLAPLKSQGIMSMEDSAMIARVKFTTKPGKQFELRKVVYAGLRDLFEKNGIRFAHRQVTVRVAGSDGDEEVVTPGAREAAAAGAAAAGMLGEGIGDETGGSAEDQL; from the coding sequence ATGCGCTTTACACATCCAACCTATCGCCGATCCTGTCTTGCCGATGGCGGCCGCAAGAGGCCAGGCAAGGCGTTTCTTCTTCTGTCAGGTCTGCTTGCACTCTTTCTGTGTCTGGGTGGTTTGCCCTCAGGGGCGAAGGCACAGGGAATACCCGGGCTGTTTTCCGGAAAGGGCTCTACCAAGACCGAGACCGGTGCCGTGGCTCCGGCCGCTGAAACAATGGCAGATGGAAATGCGCAGACGGAAACGGCTGGCTCTGCAGTGGCGTCGGCCAACGGCGCGGGTGAAGGCGCAAACCTTCTTCAGACCGTGGACGAGTTCACCGAAGATGCCGTCGAGGCCCGGGATGTTCTCAAATCCATCGTTCAGAAAATTCCCGAGATCCAGGATGTGATGGTGGAGACCCTGCGCGCCCAGGGGGGCGAACGGGGTCTCAACTGGATGTCGTCGACGCTGGTGGACATTCTGATAGCCGTTGTTCTCGGCCTTGTGGCCTCTTCCCTGGTGAACCGGTGGGGCCGGCGGCAATTCGCGTCCTGGTACCAGCCGGACGCGACGACACGGGCTGACAAGATTATCTATCTTTATGCCCGGGCGATCCTGATGTTCGTCGGTGTCGGGCTCTTCTTTGCCGTAGCGGCCGGGGTATTTCTTCTGGTCGGAACGGGCATTGAAGCATCCAACAAGACCGCACTTGTGGTTGTCGGCACCATGGCGGTTTTTCTGGCGCTCCGTGTTGTCTGGCTGAATGTGCTGGCACCCGACGCGGAGAGCCACCGGTTGCTGGCGCTTTCCAATCAGGAAGCGACCGGGCTCTACAGGACGCTGCTTGTCGGCTCCGCCATTTCCCTTGCGGCGGTTGCCTTCTGCCTCTGGATGGAGCGACTGGGTCTGTCGCCTGACATTCACAAGCTGGCATTGATTGCAGCCTCCGCGCTGTCGATGGTCATCCTGTCCGGCATCGCGATTGTCTATCGCAGGGTGATTGCGCGGCTGATCCGGGGAAAGAAGGGGGCTGAAGCGCCGATCTGGCGAAGGGTTCTGGCCAGCGGCTGGCACTTTGTTGCCGTTGCCTATTTCTTCCTGGCCTGGGGGATTTCGGCAGTGCGTATCCTGCTCGACTTGCCGGACGCGATCGGTCTGGTCGGTGCGCCGCTGGAAGTGCTGTTGATGGCTGCTGTTGCCTATGGGCTGCTGATCCTGCTCATCGACCGGGTTCTGTTGCCGCGGCTGGACACGGCCGCCGCACAGGAGAAGATTGCCGAGGACATCAAACGTGCCGAAGCAGGCGAGGGCGGCGAAGAGGATTTTGCCAGCACTTTGGCCCAGGCGCGCGCGGAAGCTGCCGAGCGGGAAGCGCGACGCTCACCCTTCCGGGACCTGTTCGACCGGGGCGCCACTATTCTGGTCGTGTTCACCTCGCTGGACATGCTGGCTTCCAAATGGGGACTGCCGCTTGCCGGTAGCGGCTCGCTGATCGGTTCCTTCGTCGAGGTGCTTCTGGTCATGTTCCTTGGCTACATGGCCTACGAGGCCGTGAAAATCGTCATTGACCGGGAAATTGCCAAGGAAGCGCCTGCCGAGAAAGACGAAGAGGCGGAAGTCGGCGGAACCGGTGAGAGCCGGATTTCCACCTTGCTGCCGATCTTTCGCAATTTCCTGCTCATCACGATCGTGGTGATCGCCACGATGGTGATCCTGTCGCAGCTGGGCGTAAATATCGCGCCATTGTTCGCCGGTGCCGGTGTCGTCGGTCTGGCAGTTGGATTCGGGGCTCAAACCCTCATCCGGGATATCTTCTCCGGAGCTTTCTATCTGATCGACGATGCGTTCCGGAAAGGGGAATACATCGATATCGGCAGCGCCAAGGGCGTTGTCGAAAAGATCTCGATCCGGTCGATGCAGCTGCGGCACCACCGCGGTGCGCTTACGACGGTTCCCTTTGGCGAAATTCAGAAAGTGGAGAATTTCTCACGAGACTGGGCGGTGATGAAACTTGCGTTCCGCGTTACCTACGACACCGACGTGGAAAAGATGCGCAAGATCATCAAGAACTTCGGCAAGGAGCTGCTGGAGGACGAGTATTTCGGGCCCATGTTCCTGGCGCCGCTGAAGTCTCAGGGAATCATGTCGATGGAAGACAGTGCCATGATCGCGCGCGTCAAGTTCACTACCAAGCCTGGCAAGCAGTTCGAGCTTCGCAAGGTCGTTTATGCGGGGCTTCGCGACCTCTTCGAAAAGAACGGCATCAGGTTCGCACATCGCCAGGTGACCGTGCGTGTTGCCGGGTCTGACGGCGATGAGGAGGTCGTGACACCCGGCGCCAGGGAAGCTGCTGCGGCTGGTGCTGCCGCGGCTGGAATGCTGGGTGAGGGCATTGGTGACGAGACCGGCGGCAGCGCCGAGGACCAGCTCTAG
- a CDS encoding DUF2336 domain-containing protein, translating into MTEALKTELVNFSELTGEAGSARRAELARHVATLFALTSDRCSDEQVDIYDSVLLRLVDMVEDEVRRYVADQMSSLRRGPEETIRRLADDEIEVAEPILLRSTVLREADLIKIAEKRGNAHRFAIAQREVLSEELTDVLVRRGDLKVKRKVASNDGACLSDASIMALISDAASDATLQLSLSERADLAEAHIASLISVASEEVRRKLHAAGRGHEAERVEEAADIAAQRMSNQYWLGRYDFETARSRVLLLAKRGMVNEAALRRFASEDRFAEAVATFAWLVRCGVEEVSHWMVRPDPEPFVILAKASGFSSITVGSLLAIGPWRHRLTPDVRSDAMAMFERMTIAEAKRKMAHWNNTVLH; encoded by the coding sequence ATGACTGAAGCGTTGAAAACAGAACTGGTGAACTTCTCGGAGCTGACCGGTGAAGCTGGCAGCGCCCGGAGGGCCGAACTGGCCCGGCATGTCGCAACCCTGTTTGCCCTGACCTCCGATCGGTGCTCCGACGAGCAGGTCGATATTTATGACTCCGTTCTCTTGCGGCTTGTCGACATGGTGGAAGACGAAGTTCGCCGTTATGTCGCTGACCAGATGTCCAGCCTGAGACGCGGTCCGGAAGAAACCATCCGCCGTCTGGCCGATGACGAGATCGAGGTGGCCGAGCCGATCCTGCTGCGCTCCACCGTGCTGCGGGAGGCCGATCTGATCAAGATCGCCGAAAAGCGCGGCAATGCGCACCGGTTCGCCATCGCACAGCGTGAGGTTCTGTCTGAAGAGCTGACCGATGTGCTGGTGCGTCGCGGTGATCTGAAGGTCAAGCGCAAGGTGGCCAGCAACGATGGTGCTTGCCTGTCGGATGCATCGATCATGGCCCTGATCAGCGATGCTGCCTCCGATGCGACGCTGCAGCTTTCCTTGAGCGAGCGTGCGGATCTTGCCGAAGCGCATATCGCCAGCCTGATCTCGGTTGCCAGCGAGGAAGTCCGGCGGAAGCTACATGCGGCCGGCCGTGGTCACGAAGCCGAGCGGGTAGAGGAAGCAGCCGATATCGCGGCACAGCGCATGTCCAACCAATATTGGCTTGGCCGCTACGACTTCGAAACAGCGCGCAGCCGGGTACTGCTGCTGGCCAAACGCGGGATGGTCAATGAGGCGGCCCTGCGCCGGTTCGCCTCGGAAGACCGGTTCGCGGAAGCGGTTGCCACTTTTGCCTGGCTGGTGAGATGCGGTGTCGAGGAAGTCAGCCACTGGATGGTGCGCCCCGATCCGGAGCCGTTCGTCATCCTTGCCAAGGCTTCCGGCTTCTCCTCCATCACCGTTGGTTCCCTGCTGGCCATCGGCCCCTGGCGTCACCGCCTGACACCGGATGTGCGTAGCGATGCCATGGCCATGTTCGAGCGCATGACGATCGCCGAAGCCAAGCGCAAGATGGCTCATTGGAACAACACCGTTCTGCACTGA
- a CDS encoding amino acid ABC transporter permease, whose protein sequence is MPHWLQLMIDSLPTLLWAGVKFTIPLTLLSFALGLSLGLTTAVTRLFAPLPLVLVARFYVWVFRGTPLLVQLFVIFYGLPSIGILLDAFPAALIGFTLNVGAYSSEIIRAAISSVPKGQWEAAFSTGMTWRQAMMRTILPQAGRVAVPPLSNTFISLVKDTSLAAAITVPELFQSAQRIVATTYEPLILYIEAALIYLAMSSVLAWLQERLEVRFARYGGMLETSR, encoded by the coding sequence GTGCCTCACTGGCTTCAGTTGATGATCGATTCCCTGCCGACGCTTCTGTGGGCTGGGGTCAAATTCACCATTCCACTCACGCTGTTGTCCTTCGCACTGGGGCTCAGTCTTGGTCTGACCACGGCTGTCACACGCCTGTTCGCGCCGCTGCCGCTGGTGCTGGTCGCGCGCTTTTATGTCTGGGTCTTCCGGGGAACGCCGCTGCTGGTACAGCTCTTCGTGATCTTTTACGGCCTGCCCAGCATCGGAATTTTGCTGGATGCGTTTCCAGCCGCCCTGATCGGCTTTACGCTCAATGTCGGTGCCTATTCGTCGGAGATCATCCGGGCTGCCATTTCCTCCGTGCCGAAGGGACAGTGGGAAGCCGCGTTTTCCACCGGGATGACATGGCGCCAGGCGATGATGCGCACGATCCTGCCGCAAGCCGGGCGCGTGGCGGTGCCGCCGCTGTCGAACACTTTCATTTCGCTGGTCAAGGATACGTCTCTGGCCGCTGCCATCACGGTGCCGGAGTTGTTCCAGTCGGCGCAGCGCATCGTTGCCACCACATATGAGCCACTGATCCTCTATATAGAGGCTGCCCTGATCTATCTTGCCATGAGTTCCGTGCTTGCCTGGCTGCAGGAGCGGCTGGAAGTCCGGTTTGCGCGATATGGCGGCATGCTGGAGACCTCAAGATGA
- a CDS encoding amino acid ABC transporter substrate-binding protein — protein sequence MSWFKAIAAAAVLQVLTLSPSQAGDNLDAIKSAGVLKIGTEGTYAPFTFHDGEGKLVGFDVEIGEAVAEKLGVKAEFIEGKWDGLIAGLDVKRYDVVINQVGITDARKQKYDFSDPYIASKAVLIVRDSNDDINGFEDLAGKKAAQSLTSNFGKLAEEAGAELVGTDGFDQSIQLVLTRRADATINDSLSYLDFKKQKPDAPVKVVAEKANADYSGILVRKGDPELVAALNSALADIKADGTYQAISDKYFGQDVSN from the coding sequence ATGAGCTGGTTCAAAGCGATTGCCGCGGCCGCAGTGCTGCAGGTACTTACCCTTTCTCCCTCGCAGGCGGGTGACAACCTCGATGCGATCAAATCGGCAGGTGTCCTGAAGATCGGCACCGAAGGCACCTACGCGCCTTTCACCTTCCACGACGGGGAAGGCAAACTGGTCGGTTTCGATGTCGAAATAGGCGAGGCCGTTGCCGAAAAACTTGGCGTCAAGGCCGAGTTCATCGAAGGCAAATGGGACGGACTGATCGCCGGCCTGGACGTCAAGCGCTACGACGTGGTCATCAATCAGGTCGGCATCACTGACGCCCGCAAGCAGAAATACGATTTCTCCGACCCCTACATCGCCTCCAAGGCAGTGCTGATCGTTCGCGACAGCAATGACGACATCAATGGCTTTGAAGACCTCGCCGGCAAAAAGGCGGCTCAGTCCTTGACCAGCAATTTCGGCAAGCTGGCGGAAGAAGCCGGAGCGGAACTGGTCGGCACCGACGGGTTCGACCAGTCCATCCAACTGGTGCTGACACGCCGCGCCGATGCGACCATCAACGACAGCCTGTCCTATCTGGACTTCAAGAAGCAGAAACCGGACGCGCCGGTGAAGGTTGTCGCCGAGAAGGCAAATGCCGACTATTCCGGCATTCTGGTGCGCAAGGGTGATCCGGAACTGGTTGCCGCCCTGAATTCGGCGCTGGCCGACATCAAGGCGGATGGTACCTACCAGGCAATTTCCGACAAGTACTTTGGTCAGGACGTGTCCAACTGA